The genomic region GGGAGAGTGAAAACTAGCAATCAATTCATGCTTTGTGAGAGATGATGGTAGGTCCATATCGAAATCGGCATTCAGGTGCAGGTTTCAAACCGCCTTTGGGTGCTGCAGCCAAAAGTTGTGGTGCTGAGCGCAAATGGAAAAGGCTAATACATTAGTCAGGTGAGTGCTATGAAGCTGAACGAGAGTGAAGAATTGAAGAAGCGTCGTTACTGCTTAAAATGCAGTCAAAACCAGAGGCTTTTGACACCGCTGGGATTAATCTGACGGAAACCTGATTACTGGTCAGATGGCTGTCGGCGTTGAGGTTACAGGAGCATAGCACAGGCTCTTATAAGGAACAGGAGAAATCTGGACTAACTGATGTAAAACGAAAAGTCCAAGCGATACAATGACAAGGATGAAAGTAGTGATGCAGGGTGCAGATGCGGAAGAATTCATAGTAGTGAGGAATCTGCTGTAATGGCGGAGGAGCGAAGGGATTCTGTTATCTATACTTCGGAAATTAAACAACCAGAAGTGGGAGGATTTGATGAAAGAAGGAAAGTCGTTTGAGATTTCAAAGTATCAAGTGTTAGAAGCGTACAAACGTGTAAAAGCGAATCATGGCGCTGGAGGCATTGATGAAATGGACTTTACAGAATTTGAGAAAGATTTTAAAAACAATTTATATAAGCTGTGGAATAGGATGTCATCAGGCAGTTATTTTCCTTTGCCAGTAAGAGGAGTAGAAATACCTAAGAGAAATGGAAAGAAAAGACTTCTTGGTATCCCCACTATAACGGACAGAGTGGCTCAAATGGTAGTACGAATGAATTTTGAACCGTTGGTGGAACCGAAATTTTGCTCGAATTCATATGGGTATAGGCCGGGACGTTCAGCCATAGATGCAGTAGGAATCACTCGAAAGCGATGCTGGAAAATGGCATGGGTCATTGAATTTGATATCAAGGGAATGTTTGATAATATTGACCATGAACTGATGATGAAGGCCATACAAGCGCATACAGATTGTAAATGGATACTCCTATATATTGAGAGATTATTGAAAGCCCCTATTATGATGGCGGATGGTAGTAGTGAAGAAAGAAATTCTGGTATTCCTCAAGGTGGCGTCATAAGTCCGGTACTGGCAAATCTCTTTATGCATTATACATTTGACTTATGGATGGAGAGGCAATATACGCAAAATCACGGGGTCAGATATGCAGATGATGGAGTGATACATTGCCGGACAAAAGAGACAGCAGAAAGACTTTTGGAAGCCCTAAAGAAACGAATGGTGACGTGTAAACTGGAAATACATCCAGATAAAACCCGCATCGTATATTGCAGAAGCGATCGCTATCCAGGACGACATGAACATGAATCATTTGACTTCTTAGGATATACTTTTCGTAGACGGCTTGTGAAAAGCGAGAATGGGAAATTTTTCAACAGCTTTACACCCGCAGTTAGCAAAAGTGCGGGACAAAATCTTAAAAACAAGATTCGGGACATCCGGCAAAGTAATAAAATACTGTCTCTGGAAAAACTGGCGGGAATCATGAATCCAATACTTAGAGGATGGTCAAATTACTTCTCAAAATTCTGTGCAAGTGAAGCAAGAAAAGTCCTTAACTATGTAAATCACACATTAATCAGATGTATCAGGTTCAAGTATAAGACCATAAAAAGAAGCAAAGCGAAAGCGTATCGATATTTAATACGAATAGCTAAAGCACAACCGAACCTGTTTTATCACTGGAAAATGGGGATACGTCCAACGGTTGGATAACAAGAGCCGAATGAAGGGAGACTTTCACGTTCGGTTGTGTGTCCAGATAAGGCTGGCGTGTTCAGCAGGAGTTAATCTTGCCGGGGTAAAAGTCAGAACCCCTGTAGCTTGGATAGCAGGGTGGCGGGAAACCAAGACTCTGAAGCCTATCGACAACCGTTTCTAATGGAAACGTGCGAGTGATATGGCGTAACATTTGAGGCTATTGAAGCGCAAGGCGTAGAGGTTTTTCTTGAGGAAATACAGGACGAACTTATCGAGCGAACCTATCGGCCACTACGAGCGAGACGGCAGGAAATACCAAAAGACGGAGGAAAAGTACGCGTCCTGTCAATACCTGCAATCCGAGACCGAGTGGTCCAAGGAGCACTCAAACTTATAATGGAACCGATCTTCGAGGCGGATTTCCAACCGGGGTCGTATGGTTATCGACCGAAACGTACTGCGCATGAAGCGGTACATCGGGTAGCAACAGCGATTGTCCAGAGGAAAACTCGGGTTATAGATTTGGATTTAAGTGCCTATTTTGATACTGTGCGGCATCATTTGCTTCTCGACAAAATAGCGCGCCGAATCAATGACCGAGATGTCATGCATCTAATGAAATTGGTGTTGACGGCAGCGGGTAAGCAAGGAGTACCACAGGGCGGGGTGATTTCACCGTTGCTCAGTAACATCTATCTCACAGAAGTAGATCGGATGCTAGAAAGAGCTAAAGAAGTCACACGCAATGGGCGATACACCTACGTTGAATATGCAAGATTTGCTGACGATCTGGTGGTGCTGATCGATGAGTATCCACGCCATAACTGGTTGCTGAAAGCAGTAAGTAAGCGACTACGGGAAGAGTTTGCCAAACTACAAGTCCAAGTAAATGAAGAAAAGAGTCGCACTGTAGATTTGAGATGCAAGGAAAGCTTTGGCTTTCTGGGATTTGACTTTCGTCAGATTCGGAGCATCAAGAACAAGGTATGGCGAGCGCACTATATGCCAAAGCTGAAAAAGCGAACGGCGCTGTTACAGAAATTAAAGGATGTGTTTCGGCGATACCAGTCGCAACCAGTAAGTCGGGTGGTACAGTTGATAAATCCGATACTGCGGGGCTGGGTGAATTATTTTGCTGTGGGACACTCCAGTGAGTGCTTCAGCTTCATCAAGGACTGGGTAGAAAAGAAGATACGTCGCCATATGGGGAGGGCTCGGAATCGGCGGGGCTTCGGTTGGAAGAGGTGGAGTAGACAATGGCTTTACGATGAACTCAAGCTATTTAATGGCTATCGAGTTCATCGCATGTTAGAGACGAAAGCGTCACCAACATGATAGGTCTCATAAACCTTAACGAGAAACAAACCGGAGAGCGTAGTGCGGGAAATCCGCACGCTGCGTTCGACGTGGCGGAGGCTGGAAACGTGACTAGGGCAGACCAGACTGAGGTCCACCGTGAAAGCGTTGGAATTATCACTGGAGTCTAATGGGATGCGCGCTAGTTTTCGACCCTACCCGTGAGAAGCTCAGGATGAGATTTCCTGGGCTTACTCGACCAAGCACAAGATGATTTTAATGCCAAATCAGCCAAAATGAACGATCAGGATAAAAAAGCCTTATCCCAACAGTTAGAACAAGGTTTACAACAAAAACAACAGGAACTAATAAATGCTATACGTGATAAAGTAAATGCTGCTGTCAAGGCGGTAGCTGATGACAAAGGATTAACCGTTGTTGTGGATAAAAGCGTTATCGCTTATGGTGGACAAGATATAACAGATGACGTAATGAAGAAGATTACGGGTAAATAAGTAAAAGAGATGTCAGCGGACGTAAAAATCCGCTGACATCTCTTTTCTTCTCAGTGTCTTCTAGTGGCACTCAATCATTAGGTAATAAATTCCTATTAAGTCACCATTTACAATGATTCTAGCAATATCTGAGTGAATCAGAGCCTAGTCAGAATTTTGACTAGGCTATTAAAATGACTTTGACTCGTTACTATTGCAAAAAGGACAAGTACCCCCATATCCAGTACCAGAGCAATTGGAACAATAAATACCACCGCAGTCTTGGCATTTAATAAGTTGTCCACCACAAGGTGCATCAGCACCACAATTCGGACATTTTCTCACAGTATCATACATTTTAATAAAACCTCCTCGTGACCAATATGTCACTGCCGCCGCAGGAACTAATAAAGTTTTACTGTAATCGTGGTCGGATGGAAAATTTTATCAAGAAATCCAAAAATGAATTCGGCTTTGCTACGATGAGCAGTCATTCTATGCTTGTTAATGCGAATCGCTTACAGATTTGTATGCTGGAATACAATCTTTTTAACTGGTTTCGTCGGTTATGTCTGCCTGACAAAATGAAAAAGTTTCGTGCAGATACCTGGCGTTTTTAACTCGCCATGAATAATTCAGGTTTAATTAAAGCCCGGATAGAGGATTTTCGCCGTTTTTAAGTCTTATAATTTCATCAACAGCTCCGATCCCCATGCGTATCAACGCATCAGTCGTATTAGCACCGTTATGGGGTGTTGCAATAAAATTGTCGCAGGATAGTAATGGATGATTTTTACGGACAGGTTCTTGGACAAAAACGTCTAACGCAGCACCGAAGATTTTGTGATTTTTCAAAGCCTTATATAAGTCATCTTCATTTACAATGCCACCTCTGGATGTATTGATAAGAACGGCAGTTTCCTTCATTAAGGAAATTTCACGGCTGGCAATCATATTTCTTGTCTCTTTCGTAAGGGGAACGGAGACAGAAATAATATCTCCTTTGCTGCACAATTCATCCAGGCTTTCTGTTTTGGCAAAACCGAGGGAATTACAGTAATCCGTTGTAGCAAAGGGATCATAGGCAATAATCTTCATGTCAAAGGCATCATGCAGTTTCTTACCAACAGACATACCGATTTTACCTATCCCAATCAATCCCAGCGTTTTTTCCGCTA from Pelorhabdus rhamnosifermentans harbors:
- a CDS encoding OmpH family outer membrane protein, giving the protein MGLLDQAQDDFNAKSAKMNDQDKKALSQQLEQGLQQKQQELINAIRDKVNAAVKAVADDKGLTVVVDKSVIAYGGQDITDDVMKKITGK
- a CDS encoding hydroxyacid dehydrogenase, with the protein product MKTYIFDPISPEALAYARSYLDVVCWDSSEIVNYANAEAVIVRTFKMTPMMIDQMPNLKIIAKHGVGVDNIDIPYAKSKGIRVTNTPTANMNSVAELIIGLAFNCVRRITQSQMAVLNGLEKNSPMYLSGYELAEKTLGLIGIGKIGMSVGKKLHDAFDMKIIAYDPFATTDYCNSLGFAKTESLDELCSKGDIISVSVPLTKETRNMIASREISLMKETAVLINTSRGGIVNEDDLYKALKNHKIFGAALDVFVQEPVRKNHPLLSCDNFIATPHNGANTTDALIRMGIGAVDEIIRLKNGENPLSGL
- the ltrA gene encoding group II intron reverse transcriptase/maturase; this translates as MKEGKSFEISKYQVLEAYKRVKANHGAGGIDEMDFTEFEKDFKNNLYKLWNRMSSGSYFPLPVRGVEIPKRNGKKRLLGIPTITDRVAQMVVRMNFEPLVEPKFCSNSYGYRPGRSAIDAVGITRKRCWKMAWVIEFDIKGMFDNIDHELMMKAIQAHTDCKWILLYIERLLKAPIMMADGSSEERNSGIPQGGVISPVLANLFMHYTFDLWMERQYTQNHGVRYADDGVIHCRTKETAERLLEALKKRMVTCKLEIHPDKTRIVYCRSDRYPGRHEHESFDFLGYTFRRRLVKSENGKFFNSFTPAVSKSAGQNLKNKIRDIRQSNKILSLEKLAGIMNPILRGWSNYFSKFCASEARKVLNYVNHTLIRCIRFKYKTIKRSKAKAYRYLIRIAKAQPNLFYHWKMGIRPTVG